In Helianthus annuus cultivar XRQ/B chromosome 8, HanXRQr2.0-SUNRISE, whole genome shotgun sequence, a single genomic region encodes these proteins:
- the LOC110870579 gene encoding uncharacterized mitochondrial protein AtMg00860-like, which produces MDIMNRVRKPCLDKFVIVFIDVKLIYSRDKTDHEKHLRCILTLLKQEKLYAKFSKCEFWLREVQFLGYIISEHGIQVDLAKIEAIMNWEAPKTPSKICSFLGLAGYYRRFIENFSRIATPLTTLTRKNVKFGWGPKQKESFEILKQKLRNAPVLTLPEGIEDFVVYCDASDT; this is translated from the coding sequence ATGGATATCATGAATAGAGTCCGCAAACCTTgtttagataagtttgtcattgtctttatagacgTCAAACTTATCTATTCTCGTGATAAGACTGATCACGAGAAACATCTTAGATGTATTCTTACTTTGCTAAagcaagagaagctttatgcaaaattctctaagtgtgagttttggcttagAGAGGTCCAATTTTTGGGATATATCattagtgagcatggtatccaagtagatctcGCCAAaattgaagctatcatgaactgggAAGCACCCAAGACTCCATCTAAAATCTGTAGTTTCTTAGGActggctggttattatagaaggttcattgagaatttctctcGAATTGCCACTCCTTTGACTACGTTAACCCGCAAGAATGTCAAGTTTGGCTGGGGTCCCAAACAGAAAGAATCCTTTGAGATTCTGAAACAGAAATTGAGAAATGCTCCTGTCTTAACCCTACCTGAGGGGattgaagactttgtagtctactGTGACGCTTCGGACACATGA